The DNA sequence TTTGGACGGCCAAAAGGTCAGCGTCGCTGCGACTCGACGTCAATGATTCGGCCGGGTTCTTCGAAGTGGCTGTGGCCATCCCCGGCGCCTTCTTTACCGGATCTTCAGCAGTGCGGCCGGGCCAATAGACGCAAAGGAGCTGTACGGAGGGCAAGCTATGAATTCGAAATTTACCCGGATCATGATTGTCGATGACGAGTCCGCCATTACGGAGACATTCGTCGAGTACTTCCAGGCTCGCGGCTTCACGGCCCGGGGATTCACCAGCGCCCAAGCGGCGCTGCTGGCAATCGACGATTTTCGCCCGGACCTGGTGCTGCTGGATATCATGATGCCGGACATGAACGGCTACGAGTTCTGCAGCCGGCTGAAGACCCGGCACGGTACTCGCCACATCCCGGTTGTATTCGTGAGCGCCAAACAACGGTCCGAAGACGAGATGCAGGCGGCGCGAGTCGGCGGCGAGGTTTTTGTCAGCAAACCGGTGCCGCTCGGAGAACTCGAAGGTATTGCGCGATTGATGATCGAGCGGTCGACAGTAGCTTGAAGGGGGAGTGGGCCGGCTATTCGCCGGTGGCCAAGTACGGTTGAACGCGGTTGACCAACTGGGTCAATTCAATGAACTGCTCAGATTCTTCCGGAAATGAGGCATCGCGGATCGTAACCGCCGGTTCAAACGGCAATTGAAGCGTTCCGCGCAGGTAATCTATCAAGAAAGCACTAATTCGCTGCTTAACTATCTCCAGCCCGCTGCGGGATGTCTCCATAAGCAGCACACCGATTCGGCTCTGATCGTAGCTGGCAACCACGTCAGAGGCCCGCAACGCGCTGCGAACGCCATCCTC is a window from the Candidatus Zixiibacteriota bacterium genome containing:
- a CDS encoding response regulator; its protein translation is MNSKFTRIMIVDDESAITETFVEYFQARGFTARGFTSAQAALLAIDDFRPDLVLLDIMMPDMNGYEFCSRLKTRHGTRHIPVVFVSAKQRSEDEMQAARVGGEVFVSKPVPLGELEGIARLMIERSTVA
- a CDS encoding diguanylate cyclase, whose protein sequence is MNATVNHSFGMRARQEMSRAERYCLFLSLMLIDMNELSRALAARTPGNEVPEEELRQHIEDGVRSALRASDVVASYDQSRIGVLLMETSRSGLEIVKQRISAFLIDYLRGTLQLPFEPAVTIRDASFPEESEQFIELTQLVNRVQPYLATGE